A single window of Pyrus communis chromosome 10, drPyrComm1.1, whole genome shotgun sequence DNA harbors:
- the LOC137747533 gene encoding serine carboxypeptidase-like 40: MNTIKMKTIRPCLALFSLLILSCFVAQIHGSKQSEALSRLYKSKLKNAAPIDKSPFVAILHANTTKTHTQEGLKEKDRIDKLPGQPNVKFSQYGGYVTVDKKAGRALFYYLVEAEKAKDSSPLLLWLNGGPGCSSLAYGAMLELGPFRIHSDGKTLYRNRFSWNHAANVLFLESPAGVGFSYSNRTSDYDASGDRNTAADNYVFLVNWLERFPEYKGRKFYISGESYAGHYVPQLAHTILNHNKRANKTIINLKGIIIGNAVINDETDSKGTYDYLATHAMISDKTANNINKYCNFAANVTTQPKECNDATDAADKDTYYVDIFNIYAPLCLSTNLTAKPKRTSIFEFDPCSEYYAYGYLNRPDVQQALHANVTKLSHDWEPCSDIITNWGDSASTVLPLLHEFLDNGLRVWIFSGDIDGRVPVTSTKYSIDKMNLAVKTEWHAWFLSGEVGGYTQVYEGGLTFATVREAGHQVPSYQPARGLSLIKHFLDGTPLPDTTGYY; the protein is encoded by the exons ATGAATACAATCAAAATGAAAACAATTAGGCCTTGTTTGGCACTTTTCTCTCTTCTCATTCTTTCTTGCTTTGTAGCTCAAATCCATGGAAGCAAGCAATCAGAAGCTCTTTCACGGCTCTACAAGTCCAAATTGAAGAACGCCGCCCCCATCGACAAGAGCCCTTTCGTGGCGATTCTTCACGCAAACACAACAAAAACTCATACTCAAGAGGGATTGAAGGAGAAGGATAGGATCGATAAGTTGCCTGGACAACCCAACGTGAAGTTCTCTCAGTATGGCGGGTACGTTACGGTGGATAAAAAAGCCGGTCGTGCATTATTTTACTACTTAGTTGAAGCTGAGAAAGCTAAGGATTCTTCACCTCTTCTTCTATGGCTCAATGGAG GACCTGGTTGTTCTTCTCTTGCCTATGGAGCAATGCTCGAGCTTGGACCGTTCCGAATCCACAGCGATGGAAAAACACTTTACAGAAACAGATTTTCATGGAATCATG CTGCCAATGTGTTGTTCCTTGAGTCTCCTGCTGGGGTGGGTTTTTCTTACTCAAATAGAACATCTGATTACGATGCAAGCGGGGATAGAAACACAGCTGCAGataattatgtatttttggTGAATTGGTTGGAGAGGTTTCCTGAATACAAGGGCAGGAAGTTTTATATTTCTGGGGAAAGCTATGCAGGGCATTATGTACCTCAACTTGCACATACCATTCTCAACCATAATAAGAGGGCAAACAAGACCATTATCAACCTCAAGGGCATTATA ATTGGGAATGCAGTTATCAATGATGAAACTGATTCAAAAGGAACGTACGACTACCTTGCGACCCATGCTATGATTTCAGATAAAACTGCAAACAATATAAACAAGTACTGTAACTTTGCAGCTAATGTCACCACTCAACCTAAGGAGTGCAATGATGCCACTGATGCTGCTGATAAAGATACCTACTACGTTGATATTTTTAACATCTATGCCCCTTTATGCTTGTCTACGAACCTCActgcaaaacccaaaaggacttca ATTTTCGAATTTGATCCGTGTAGTGAGTACTATGCATATGGTTATTTGAATCGGCCTGATGTTCAACAAGCTCTCCATGCCAATGTCACCAAACTGTCACACGACTGGGAACCATGTAGTGATATAATCACAAACTGGGGCGATAGCGCATCAACCGTACTACCTCTTTTACATGAGTTCCTGGATAATGGACTTCGAGTGTGGATTTTCAG TGGCGACATTGATGGGAGGGTACCAGTGACTTCAACAAAGTATTCTATTGACAAGATGAATCTTGCAGTAAAGACTGAGTGGCATGCTTGGTTCCTTAGTGGAGAG GTTGGTGGGTACACACAAGTGTACGAGGGAGGCCTAACTTTTGCTACAGTGAGAGAGGCAGGGCATCAAGTTCCAAGTTATCAGCCTGCAAGAGGACTTTCTCTCATCAAGCACTTCCTTGATGGCACACCTCTTCCTGATACTACAGGATATTACTAA
- the LOC137748594 gene encoding N-terminal acetyltransferase A complex catalytic subunit NAA10-like: MVCIRKATINDLLAMQACNLFCLPESYQMKYYLLHILSWPQLLYVAEDYNGRIVGYVLTKMEEESDECHGHITSLAVLRTHRKLGLATKLMSAAQNAMEQVFAAEYVSLHVRKSNRAACNLYTGTLGYKIHDVEAKYYADGEDAYDMRKELKGKKVHGHSHGHGHGHHHHHHHHEGGCCSGEAAKPEKAEARKVERGNAKAESKAV, from the coding sequence ATGGTGTGCATACGCAAGGCAACCATCAATGACCTCCTGGCGATGCAAGCCTGCAACCTCTTCTGCCTCCCTGAGAGCTACCAGATGAAGTACTACCTCCTCCACATCCTCTCATGGCCGCAGCTCCTCTACGTCGCCGAAGACTACAACGGCCGCATCGTCGGCTACGTCCTCACCAAGATGGAGGAGGAGAGCGACGAGTGCCACGGCCACATCACCTCCCTCGCCGTCCTCCGCACCCACCGCAAACTCGGCCTCGCCACCAAGCTCATGAGCGCCGCCCAGAACGCCATGGAACAGGTGTTCGCAGCGGAGTACGTGTCGCTTCACGTGAGGAAGAGCAATCGGGCGGCATGCAATTTGTACACAGGGACTTTGGGGTATAAGATTCATGATGTGGAGGCGAAGTACTATGCCGATGGGGAAGATGCGTATGATATGAGGAAGGAGCTCAAGGGGAAGAAGGTGCATGGACATAGTCATGGGCACGGGCATGGGcatcaccaccatcatcaccatcatgaAGGTGGGTGTTGCTCAGGGGAGGCGGCGAAACCAGAGAAGGCGGAGGCGAGGAAGGTCGAGAGAGGGAATGCTAAGGCGGAGTCTAAAGCGGTATGA